One Deltaproteobacteria bacterium DNA segment encodes these proteins:
- a CDS encoding peroxidase → MSLDTELVAALKQDWRTATLDERDTAMLTFVEKLTKNPSTMWRDDMDTLRRVGFDDTGILQITLITSFFNYINRVADALGVGRE, encoded by the coding sequence GTGAGTTTAGATACCGAGTTGGTGGCTGCGCTCAAACAAGACTGGCGGACGGCTACGCTTGACGAGCGCGATACCGCAATGTTGACCTTTGTTGAAAAGCTGACCAAAAACCCGTCGACCATGTGGCGTGATGATATGGATACGCTCCGCAGGGTTGGATTCGATGACACCGGGATTCTGCAGATCACACTGATCACGTCGTTTTTTAACTACATCAATCGAGTGGCGGACGCGTTGGGAGTAGGGCGGGAGTAA
- the acs gene encoding acetate--CoA ligase: MSEHVEKVPTYDIPSSIKGTTTITPELYVQLYQRSIQDPENFWAEQSEKFVTWFKKWDKILEWDFHKADVKWFIGGKLNVSYNCLDRHVEAGAGGQTAIIWQGNDAGESRKLTYAELLAQVCQFANALKALGVKKGDRVCIYMQMVPELAVAMLACTRIGAVHSVVFGAFSAESLRDRIQDSTCKVLITQDTALRGAKNDIPMKANADEALEHCPSIEKVVVVRRTGHKVAMKSGRDVWWDELVPSQATTCAPAHMDAEDPLFILYTSGSTGKPKGVLHTTGGYLTHVSITHRYIFDYRPGDIYWCTADCGWVTGHSYVVYGPLSNRATTIMFEGVPNYPDFGRFWEVVEQHRVNIIYTAPTALRALMKEGDSWPNKYNLSSLRVLGTVGEPIKSPEWHWYFQVIGKEKAPIVDTWWQTETGGILITPLPGAIKTKPGSATLPFFGVQPCLVDDQGTELHGNGISGNLCIKFPWPGIMRTVYGDHERFRQTYFALYPGKYFTGDGCRRDEDGYYWITGRVDDVINVSGHRIGTAEVEGAIGRHPSVAEAAVVGMPHDLKGQGIYAFVTLKTGQQVTTSLNKEINDTVRREIGPHATPDKIQFTDGLPKTRSGKIMRRILRKIGEGAIDQLGDTSTLADPSVVDQLVAGRQ, translated from the coding sequence ATGTCTGAGCACGTGGAAAAGGTGCCAACATACGACATCCCATCATCGATCAAAGGAACGACGACGATAACGCCCGAGCTGTATGTGCAGCTCTATCAGCGCTCGATTCAAGACCCAGAAAATTTCTGGGCTGAGCAGTCAGAGAAATTTGTTACCTGGTTCAAGAAATGGGACAAGATTCTTGAGTGGGATTTCCACAAAGCCGATGTGAAATGGTTTATCGGTGGCAAACTCAACGTGTCCTACAATTGCCTGGACCGCCATGTCGAAGCTGGTGCTGGTGGGCAGACGGCGATTATCTGGCAAGGCAATGACGCTGGTGAATCCCGTAAACTCACGTACGCAGAGCTGCTGGCGCAGGTGTGTCAGTTTGCCAATGCGTTGAAGGCGCTGGGAGTAAAGAAAGGTGACCGCGTCTGCATTTATATGCAGATGGTGCCGGAGCTGGCTGTTGCCATGTTGGCATGCACGCGTATTGGCGCGGTCCATTCTGTTGTGTTTGGTGCCTTCTCCGCGGAGTCGTTGCGCGATCGCATTCAGGACTCGACCTGTAAAGTGCTGATTACGCAAGACACGGCTTTACGTGGCGCGAAGAACGACATTCCGATGAAGGCCAATGCCGATGAGGCGCTTGAACATTGTCCATCGATCGAGAAGGTGGTGGTAGTTCGTCGCACTGGTCATAAGGTGGCGATGAAGTCTGGCCGCGATGTGTGGTGGGACGAACTGGTGCCATCGCAAGCAACAACGTGTGCACCTGCACACATGGATGCGGAAGATCCATTGTTCATTCTTTATACGTCAGGCTCGACTGGGAAGCCGAAAGGCGTGCTGCATACCACTGGTGGTTATCTGACGCATGTGTCCATCACGCACAGATACATTTTCGATTATCGCCCTGGCGATATTTATTGGTGCACAGCGGATTGTGGTTGGGTGACGGGACATAGCTACGTGGTCTATGGGCCACTTTCAAATCGTGCGACGACCATCATGTTTGAAGGAGTACCGAACTATCCCGACTTCGGTCGCTTCTGGGAAGTGGTTGAGCAACACAGAGTGAACATCATTTACACCGCGCCGACAGCGTTGCGCGCACTGATGAAAGAAGGAGATTCCTGGCCGAATAAGTACAATCTCTCCAGCTTGCGTGTGCTCGGCACCGTGGGTGAGCCGATCAAAAGCCCAGAGTGGCATTGGTACTTCCAGGTGATTGGCAAAGAAAAAGCACCGATTGTCGATACCTGGTGGCAGACTGAGACTGGTGGGATTCTCATTACACCACTACCTGGCGCGATTAAAACGAAACCCGGCTCAGCGACGTTACCGTTCTTTGGCGTGCAGCCGTGCTTGGTTGATGACCAGGGCACTGAACTGCACGGCAATGGCATCTCCGGGAATCTGTGTATCAAGTTTCCATGGCCCGGGATTATGCGCACGGTGTACGGTGATCACGAGCGGTTCCGTCAAACTTATTTCGCACTGTATCCCGGCAAGTATTTTACCGGTGATGGTTGTCGCCGCGATGAAGATGGCTATTACTGGATCACTGGTCGTGTCGATGATGTGATCAACGTTTCTGGTCACCGTATTGGTACGGCAGAGGTTGAAGGTGCGATTGGTAGACATCCTTCTGTCGCTGAAGCTGCCGTGGTTGGCATGCCGCATGACCTCAAAGGGCAGGGGATCTATGCCTTCGTAACTCTGAAGACGGGGCAACAAGTAACGACAAGTCTGAATAAGGAGATCAACGACACAGTCCGGCGTGAGATTGGTCCGCACGCGACCCCAGATAAAATCCAATTTACTGATGGTTTACCAAAAACCCGCAGTGGCAAGATCATGCGTCGTATCTTACGCAAAATCGGTGAAGGCGCGATTGATCAACTTGGTGATACGTCGACACTGGCTGACCCGTCGGTGGTGGATCAACTAGTAGCTGGAAGACAATAG
- a CDS encoding DUF11 domain-containing protein, which produces MSHDLLFYVLRVALTNTIGALVFVLVTASTIHAGVNRWTAIGPEGGSVTAFVIDPQTPTTIYIGISGSGVFKSNNSGAHWRPANAGLEDNAIHTIVIDPHAPAILYAATFQSVFKSTNGGASWAPMNNGFPDQFVGAITALAIDPLTPTTLYAGTTQGLFKSADGAANWTRVNSPSLLDTDIRTLALDPTNPRILYVGTFHFFPCGEQRPPCSTPSAFKSNDGDQSWQQINLDIATVANNEVRFVFAASGLVYAYNAGGILKSADGGTSWILVSQSPTDDGYIISLAIAPTLPQTLLLGTSRGAFRSTDEGQSWSRFGTNADMVNIVTPDIGPSTFVYLGTDNGVVKVSSDGTVSTRLNSGLRTKPILQFAVEGNSSTLYATSGSTLFTSTNNGETWVESVVALESALVTRLVIAPTVPPSLYAVVDSRSSPFPPSIVKSVDGGKTWTTIFSDTWFSAFTVDPMIPTTLYLIAIPSSRTPPQLQKSIDGGNHWTTVSFLSDLSGTFVLRLAIHPRTPSLIYATTAKGVFTSTDGGASWNFLTSAVIGGTLVFDPQTPTTIYAFGEQFARSVDGGMTWTSLDAAVRLNPEGNYSVISAFAIDPLNSKILYIGLNGEGVYRSTDAGASWATLNSGLVNKWVTALTINPLIPNTLYATVGNGSAFALDMGSESADLSITQSDIPDPVQTGDPLTYTFVVTNNGPSTATEVTIRNTLPRDMTLVSAIHNQGTCRGQHAIACDLGTLGIGKTATLALVVKPKISGITGEVRNIATVSGLEPDPRTDNNTAVVVTTVVAAPGPDLVGFWNPLKEKCKGSEELRRCTIKGSLVVKNQGVRDAIVSSFSFRISVFGVSSWAGPFNIPALKAGKKMTIKINFSLPPGASMQGQALYANVDPHNELLEMNEQNNGAISQPIR; this is translated from the coding sequence ATGAGTCACGACTTACTGTTTTACGTGTTACGTGTTGCGTTGACCAATACCATAGGTGCCCTCGTGTTTGTTCTCGTTACGGCCTCGACTATCCATGCTGGGGTGAATCGGTGGACTGCCATTGGCCCAGAGGGAGGATCGGTAACGGCCTTCGTTATTGATCCGCAAACGCCAACCACCATCTATATTGGCATTTCTGGAAGTGGAGTTTTCAAGAGCAATAACAGTGGAGCGCATTGGCGACCCGCCAATGCGGGGCTTGAGGATAATGCTATTCACACCATAGTCATTGATCCCCACGCGCCAGCAATACTCTACGCTGCGACTTTTCAGTCCGTGTTTAAAAGTACAAATGGCGGAGCAAGTTGGGCTCCGATGAATAACGGCTTCCCTGATCAATTCGTTGGAGCCATTACAGCTCTTGCCATAGATCCACTTACCCCAACAACGCTATATGCCGGTACCACTCAAGGATTGTTTAAGAGTGCTGACGGGGCAGCAAACTGGACTCGGGTAAACAGCCCATCACTTCTTGATACTGACATTCGTACACTCGCGCTTGATCCAACTAACCCGCGGATTCTCTATGTTGGGACATTCCATTTTTTCCCTTGTGGAGAGCAGCGCCCGCCGTGCAGCACCCCCAGCGCATTTAAGAGCAACGATGGTGACCAGAGTTGGCAACAAATCAACCTTGATATTGCCACAGTAGCCAACAACGAGGTCCGTTTTGTCTTTGCGGCATCAGGACTCGTTTATGCCTATAATGCAGGGGGCATTCTCAAAAGTGCTGATGGCGGAACAAGCTGGATACTAGTCAGTCAGAGCCCTACCGATGACGGATACATTATCTCTCTAGCAATTGCTCCAACTCTACCACAAACGCTGCTGCTCGGTACTTCACGTGGCGCGTTTCGAAGTACCGACGAAGGTCAGTCGTGGAGCCGTTTCGGGACGAATGCTGATATGGTTAATATTGTCACACCAGATATAGGTCCATCGACGTTCGTGTATCTCGGTACTGATAATGGGGTAGTAAAGGTTTCAAGCGATGGAACCGTATCAACACGACTCAATAGTGGCTTACGTACTAAACCGATTCTCCAATTCGCTGTCGAGGGCAACTCGTCCACACTGTATGCTACTTCGGGTTCTACGCTTTTCACCAGCACAAACAATGGCGAAACGTGGGTAGAGTCTGTCGTAGCTCTCGAGAGCGCGCTCGTGACACGTCTCGTCATTGCGCCAACCGTACCCCCATCTTTGTATGCAGTGGTTGACTCACGAAGCTCGCCATTCCCTCCTTCCATCGTCAAGAGTGTGGATGGAGGAAAAACTTGGACTACTATTTTTTCTGATACGTGGTTCTCTGCATTCACCGTTGACCCCATGATCCCGACCACCCTCTATCTTATCGCGATCCCTTCCAGTCGAACCCCGCCACAGTTGCAGAAAAGTATCGACGGTGGGAATCATTGGACCACTGTATCCTTTCTCTCTGATCTCAGCGGAACCTTCGTGTTGAGGTTAGCTATCCATCCTCGTACTCCATCCCTTATCTACGCCACAACTGCAAAAGGCGTCTTCACAAGCACAGATGGTGGTGCAAGCTGGAACTTTCTAACATCGGCAGTTATTGGTGGAACCCTCGTCTTCGACCCACAGACTCCAACCACGATATACGCTTTTGGGGAGCAGTTTGCTCGAAGTGTGGATGGCGGTATGACATGGACCTCATTGGATGCCGCTGTGCGATTGAATCCCGAAGGGAACTATTCCGTCATTTCCGCTTTCGCCATCGATCCACTGAATTCGAAAATTCTCTACATTGGCCTTAATGGGGAAGGCGTGTACCGAAGTACAGACGCAGGTGCGAGTTGGGCTACGCTCAACTCGGGGCTGGTCAACAAATGGGTGACTGCATTAACCATCAATCCATTAATCCCGAACACTCTCTACGCAACCGTCGGGAACGGAAGCGCTTTTGCCCTTGACATGGGCAGTGAGTCTGCCGATCTTTCAATCACGCAAAGCGATATTCCCGACCCAGTTCAGACGGGAGATCCCCTTACCTATACCTTCGTCGTCACCAATAACGGGCCGTCTACTGCCACTGAAGTCACCATTCGAAATACCCTACCACGGGACATGACACTTGTTTCAGCTATCCACAACCAAGGCACTTGTAGAGGACAACATGCCATCGCATGCGATCTCGGAACTCTAGGTATTGGGAAAACTGCAACCTTGGCTCTGGTAGTGAAACCAAAAATTTCAGGAATAACGGGAGAGGTTCGCAACATCGCAACTGTTAGCGGCCTCGAACCTGATCCACGAACCGACAACAACACGGCAGTTGTTGTTACAACCGTTGTTGCAGCTCCAGGTCCTGACCTCGTTGGTTTCTGGAATCCCCTAAAAGAAAAGTGCAAAGGCTCAGAGGAGCTGCGACGTTGTACAATAAAAGGATCTTTGGTGGTGAAGAACCAAGGAGTTCGAGATGCAATAGTTTCATCTTTTTCATTTCGGATATCGGTCTTTGGAGTCAGTTCCTGGGCTGGACCATTCAATATTCCCGCACTGAAAGCAGGAAAGAAGATGACGATCAAAATAAACTTTTCTCTCCCTCCAGGAGCCTCCATGCAAGGACAAGCGTTATACGCCAATGTTGATCCTCATAACGAACTCTTAGAAATGAACGAACAAAACAACGGAGCAATCTCTCAACCGATTCGTTAA
- a CDS encoding cysteine--tRNA ligase — translation MLRFYNTLSGKDEEFTPFIPGKVRMYVCGVTVYDRSHIGHARAMVTFDVVYRYLKFLGYDVTFIRNFTDVDDKIINRATERGITSQELSEQYIQEFNEDTQALGCQPPTYEPRATQHIPEMITIIQELEAKGLAYAADGDVYFAVDKFPTYGKLSHRRLDDMMAGARIEVDERKHHPMDFALWKSSKPGEPTWDSPWGPGRPGWHIECSAMSSKYLGQPFDIHGGGSDLIFPHHENEIAQSEGAKGTEFARYWLHNGMVSVEHEKMSKSLGNFLTIKDALTKTTPEVLRYVLLSTHYRMPLDFSMQKVEEAEKGLTRIYETLARVDAVVGLSYQTNQPRTANSELDKRFREAMDDDCNTARALGVVFESIRELNRSLDAGQTADLAATRAGLTAIASVLGIMNEVPTQFLEAQKQRGLTQSELTPEKIEVLIAERAAARKAKNFKRGDEIRDQLAAQGVILKDSPTGTTWTMESGRKV, via the coding sequence ATGTTGCGATTTTACAACACTCTCTCTGGCAAAGACGAAGAATTCACCCCGTTCATACCCGGCAAAGTGCGCATGTATGTGTGCGGCGTGACCGTCTATGATCGTTCGCATATCGGTCATGCGCGGGCGATGGTGACGTTTGATGTTGTCTATCGTTATTTGAAGTTTCTTGGATACGACGTGACGTTTATCCGTAACTTTACTGATGTCGATGACAAGATCATCAACCGCGCCACTGAACGAGGGATTACCTCGCAGGAACTATCTGAGCAGTACATTCAGGAGTTCAACGAAGATACACAAGCGCTTGGTTGTCAGCCGCCAACATACGAGCCTCGAGCGACGCAGCATATTCCTGAGATGATCACCATCATTCAGGAACTCGAAGCCAAGGGGCTTGCGTATGCGGCAGACGGCGACGTGTACTTTGCCGTTGATAAGTTTCCGACGTATGGCAAACTCTCGCATCGTCGCCTCGACGATATGATGGCTGGTGCGCGCATCGAGGTGGATGAACGCAAACATCATCCGATGGATTTTGCCCTGTGGAAATCCAGCAAGCCGGGAGAACCAACGTGGGACAGTCCCTGGGGACCAGGCCGCCCAGGTTGGCACATCGAGTGCTCGGCAATGAGCAGCAAATATCTTGGGCAACCGTTCGATATTCATGGTGGTGGCTCAGATCTGATCTTTCCCCATCATGAGAACGAAATCGCGCAATCGGAAGGTGCGAAAGGCACTGAGTTCGCTCGCTACTGGCTGCACAATGGTATGGTAAGCGTCGAGCATGAGAAGATGTCGAAGTCCCTTGGCAACTTTCTGACGATCAAAGATGCGCTGACGAAAACCACTCCAGAAGTGTTACGCTACGTGTTACTCTCAACCCACTATCGCATGCCCCTCGATTTCTCGATGCAAAAGGTCGAAGAAGCTGAGAAAGGGCTCACGCGGATCTACGAAACGCTTGCTCGTGTTGATGCAGTAGTGGGCCTTTCTTATCAAACCAATCAACCCCGAACTGCGAACTCCGAACTCGATAAACGTTTTCGTGAAGCAATGGACGATGACTGCAATACCGCGCGCGCACTAGGCGTTGTCTTTGAATCCATTCGTGAGCTGAATCGCTCGCTTGATGCTGGACAAACGGCTGACCTTGCTGCTACACGAGCTGGACTTACGGCGATTGCTTCCGTGCTTGGCATCATGAACGAAGTGCCCACGCAATTTCTTGAAGCCCAGAAGCAACGTGGACTGACGCAATCTGAACTTACTCCCGAGAAGATCGAAGTACTGATTGCCGAACGCGCTGCCGCCCGTAAAGCCAAAAACTTCAAACGCGGCGACGAGATTCGTGACCAGCTTGCTGCACAAGGAGTGATTCTTAAGGACTCGCCAACTGGAACCACCTGGACAATGGAAAGCGGGCGGAAGGTCTAA
- the mtgA gene encoding monofunctional biosynthetic peptidoglycan transglycosylase: protein MLRWLLQVVLGFYLACVLGLFYLKWFPPLTTTVQMQRRIEAFSLAEPYTKRYRFVPLDELSPHIVHAAVASEDARFFDHGGIDWRELGVIFDKAQRSGHVSRGGSTITQQLVKNLFLTTHRSFVRKALEFALTPLAELILTKDRILELYLNVIEWGPGVYGAEAVAQFYYNTSAKHLTRDQAARLVACLPAPLERRPQEMDERAADVNERMRDMGW, encoded by the coding sequence TTGTTACGGTGGCTGCTGCAGGTCGTTCTGGGCTTCTATCTGGCGTGTGTGTTGGGATTGTTCTATCTCAAGTGGTTTCCGCCACTGACCACCACCGTACAAATGCAACGCCGCATTGAGGCCTTCTCGCTGGCAGAACCATACACCAAGCGGTACCGTTTCGTGCCATTGGACGAGTTGTCCCCGCATATTGTGCATGCTGCCGTTGCCAGTGAAGATGCGCGCTTTTTTGATCATGGTGGCATCGATTGGCGAGAACTCGGCGTCATCTTCGACAAAGCTCAACGTTCAGGTCATGTCAGCCGCGGCGGCTCGACCATCACGCAACAGCTAGTGAAGAATCTTTTTCTCACTACTCACCGTTCATTCGTACGAAAAGCCTTGGAGTTTGCCCTGACTCCCCTGGCCGAGTTGATACTGACGAAAGACCGCATCTTGGAACTCTATCTGAATGTGATCGAATGGGGGCCTGGAGTGTATGGTGCTGAAGCCGTTGCACAATTCTACTATAATACCTCGGCGAAACACCTGACCCGTGACCAAGCGGCGCGGCTTGTTGCCTGTCTCCCCGCGCCGTTAGAGCGTCGACCGCAAGAGATGGACGAACGTGCCGCCGATGTCAATGAGCGCATGCGCGATATGGGATGGTAG